One segment of Drosophila ananassae strain 14024-0371.13 chromosome 3R, ASM1763931v2, whole genome shotgun sequence DNA contains the following:
- the LOC6506059 gene encoding conserved oligomeric Golgi complex subunit 3 codes for MDDVATAQSENENLRKIRNRLMQWESKTDPLAALSVQQEEHLDVLTNLWRGSGSTPPSPTTLTQPGVPSALGATFSEAVKDIELPDDGLRNTNDFLLWFADVSAEIEQRGDADYHRYLQQLEQRREECGHMLEQIAVAMERLGALCDEYDFVSQKTSALNMASEQLIEEQEKLQELSNEIQRRLHYFSQVELLNQRLQSPTLSVASEAFRECLNKIDDCLNYIEANPKFKDAASYNVKYKQCLAKASGLVRNYVTSVINQATEATLHPKNNIRDASTALQAPDAAFALYYGKYQTAAAKVKRVAHLIEARVENSQEYGQLMADLQQHYLAQRASVMSPAVNSSIQNVKELHKGDHCSLTRSACAFLVHVCQDEQRLYYQFFSTGAPHLTVYLEGLCTILYDTMRPFIIHINHLETLAEICSILRIEMLEEHVQQNPAALEAFATIAHQLLQDVQERLVFRAHLYLQSDIQNFNPSAGDLAYPEKLEMMESIALSLQEPAPLRRSDSRASMISTVSSVVETESVDTAYRVKQMNSPADLHGMWYPTVRRTLVCLSRLYRCVDRPIFQGLSQEALKLCIQSVSHAGGKISATKTPIDGELFEIKHLLILREQIAPFRVDFTVKETSLDFSKVKTAAFGLLQKRKQLFSMGSNNALLEFLLEGTPQIKEHLLDSRKEVDRQLKTVCERYIKDAVIMLAGPLVVFLEKAQGLLAQSTPATTTPSSEPNKGNYALRQSPWASPQQISSIIQETQRLIKAKLSVLQRAMQLYLSNRDTEFIIFRPIRNNIIQSFVKLEQLLTTNGYSTDDMIITSCPSAEQVSILLSSASILAAEGVASFAAAARKISTSSSVEGRKLSSQISHKSDLVEEPKVEEPQAQIEVVPAEGPSAKKINEILKGENPSQANSD; via the exons ATGGATGACGTCGCCACCGCGCAAAGCGAGAACGAGAATTTGCGGAAGATCCGAAACCGCCTGATGCAATGGGAGTCCAAAACGGATCCTCTGGCGGCGCTGAGTGTCCAGCAGGAAGAGCACTTGGATGTCCTTACCAATCTGTGGCGCGGTAGTGGGTCAACT CCGCCGTCCCCGACCACACTGACACAGCCTGGAGTGCCCTCGGCCTTGGGAGCCACCTTCTCGGAAGCCGTGAAGGACATTGAGCTGCCTGATGATGGGCTGCGAAACACAAATGATTTCCTGCTCTGGTTCGCGGACGTCAGCGCGGAAATCGAGCAACGTGGCGATGCCGACTACCATAGATACCTCCAACAGCTGGAGCAGCGGCGGGAGGAGTGCGGGCATATGTTAGAGCAAATCGCTGTAGCCATGGAGCGCCTCGGTGCCCTTTGTGACGAGTATGACTTTGTATCGCAGAAGACAAGTGCCCTAAACATGGCCAGCGAGCAGCTGATCGAGGAACAGGAGAAGCTCCAGGAGCTGAGCAACGAGATTCAACGACGACTGCACTACTTTAGCCAGGTGGAGCTCCTCAACCAGCGCCTTCAGAGTCCAACTCTGTCTGTGGCTAGTGAAGCCTTCCGGGAATGTCTGAATAAGATTGACGACTGCCTAAACTACATCGAAGCCAAT CCCAAATTTAAGGATGCAGCCTCCTACAACGTGAAATACAAACAATGCCTGGCCAAAGCATCGGGCCTAGTCCGCAACTATGTGACCAGCGTGATAAACCAGGCCACAGAGGCTACACTCCATCCCAAGAACAATATACGAGATGCCTCCACTGCCTTGCAAGCCCCAGATGCCGCGTTTGCATTGTATTACGGAAAATATCAAACGGCCGCCGCGAAGGTGAAACGGGTGGCACATCTTATAGAGGCGCGAGTGGAGAACAGCCAGGAATACGGTCAACTTATGGCGGACTTGCAACAGCACTATTTGGCGCAGCGTGCCAGCGTTATGTCTCCAGCCGTAAATTCGTCCATCCAGAACGTTAAAGAACTTCACAAGGGAGATCACTGTTCTCTGACTCGTAGTGCTTGTGCCTTCCTGGTGCATGTCTGTCAGGATGAGCAGCGCTTGTACTACCAGTTTTTTAGCACTGGAGCTCCTCATTTAAC GGTTTACCTAGAGGGATTGTGCACTATTCTGTACGATACAATGCGCCCATTTATAATACACATAAACCACTTGGAAACCTTGGCGGAGATCTGTTCCATCCTTCGCATAGAAATGTTGGAAGAACATGTCCAGCAGAATC CTGCTGCTTTGGAGGCCTTTGCCACTATTGCCCATCAACTATTGCAGGATGTGCAGGAGCGTTTGGTGTTCAGAGCCCATTTGTATCTTCAATCAGATATACAAAACTTTAATCCCTCTGCAGGAGACTTGGCGTATCCCGAAAAGCTGGAGATGATGGAG AGCATTGCCCTGTCATTGCAAGAGCCTGCACCATTGCGTCGCTCTGATTCGCGTGCCTCCATGATATCTACTGTGTCGAGTGTTGTGGAGACGGAGAGTGTCGACACCGCCTATAGAGTGAAGCAAATGA ATTCCCCAGCCGATCTACATGGTATGTGGTATCCCACAGTGCGACGGACATTGGTTTGCCTTTCGAGACTCTATCGCTGTGTGGATCGGCCCATATTCCAGGGACTTTCCCAGGAGGCGCTCAAACTCTGCATTCAGAGCGTTTCCCATGCAGGTGGCAAAATATCTGCCACGAAAACGCCCATAGATGGTGAACTTTTCGAGATCAAGCACTTGCTTATCCTGCGGGAACAAATAGCCCCGTTTAGAGTCGACTTTACGGTGAAGGAAACCTCCCTGGATTTTAGCAAAGTAAAGACAGCCGCCTTTGGGTTACTGCAGAAACGGAAACAGCTCTTCTCCATGGGCAGCAATAATGCTTTGTTGGAATTTCTGCTAGAGGGGACGCCACAGATTAAGGAACATCTGCTGGATTCGCGGAAGGAAGTTGATCGCCAGCTCAAGACAGTGTGCGAAAGGTACATCAAAGATGCTGTGATCATGCTGGCAGGTCCGCTTGTCGTTTTTCTGGAAAAAGCCCAAGGGCTACTAGCTCAATCAACGCCAGCCACAACGACTCCGTCATCAGAGCCTAACAAGGGCAATTATGCTTTGAGACAAAGCCCCTGGGCAAGTCCCCAGCAGATAAGTAGCATTATCCAGGAAACACAGCGCCTGATCAAGGCCAAGTTATCGGTGCTACAACGCGCTATGCAACTCTATTTAAGCAATCGTGATACGGAATTTATTATATTCCGACCTATTCGC AACAATATCATTCAGTCGTTTGTAAAGCTGGAGCAACTTCTCACCACGAATGGCTATTCTACCGATGATATGATCATCACCAGCTGTCCGTCGGCCGAGCAGGTCTCAATCTTACTTTCAAGCGCCAGTATTTTAGCAGCCGAGGGAGTGGCTAGTTTTGCAGCAGCAGCCCGGAAGATTAGCACATCATCCTCAGTTGAAGGCAGGAAACTGAGTTCACAAATTTCCCACAAATCGGACTTGGTGGAAGAGCCAAAGGTGGAGGAACCGCAGGCCCAAATCGAGGTAGTGCCAGCCGAAGGTCCTTCAGCGAAGAAGATTAATGAGATACTAAAAGGAGAAAATCCCTCGCAGGCCAATTCCGACTAA